CGTCGAGCACCTGACCATGCGGTTCGGCGGGCTTGTCGCCGTCGACAATTTGAGCTTCTCGGTGGGGCGCGGCGACATCACCGCGATCATCGGCCCGAACGGCGCCGGCAAGACGACGGTGTTCAACTGCCTGACCGGCTTCTACAAGCCGACCGAGGGGATGATCACCATGCGTCGGGCGAGCGGCGAGACCTTCCTCCTGGAGCGGATGCCCGACTTCCGCATCGCCGCGCAGGCGAAGGTTGCCCGCACGTTCCAGAACATCCGCCTGTTCGGCGGAATGACGGTTCTGGAAAACCTGATGGTTGCCCAGCACAACCGGCTGATGGTCGATTCCTACTATACCTTGGGCGGCATCTTCGGACTGGCGCATTTCCGCCGCTCGGAACGGGCTGCCGTGGAAAAGGCCAAGTACTGGCTTGACCAGATCAATCTCACCGATCGTGCCGACGATCCGGCCGCCGACCTGCCCTACGGCGCCCAGCGCAGGC
The window above is part of the Tepidamorphus gemmatus genome. Proteins encoded here:
- a CDS encoding ABC transporter ATP-binding protein, with the translated sequence MTTAANQAATRPRWQADPVLTVEHLTMRFGGLVAVDNLSFSVGRGDITAIIGPNGAGKTTVFNCLTGFYKPTEGMITMRRASGETFLLERMPDFRIAAQAKVARTFQNIRLFGGMTVLENLMVAQHNRLMVDSYYTLGGIFGLAHFRRSERAAVEKAKYWLDQINLTDRADDPAADLPYGAQRRLEIARAMCTEPELLCLDEPAAGLNPRESAELNELLRYIRDRHSTSVLLIEHDMSVVMEISDHVIVLDYGEKISDGTPEQVRNDPSVIAAYLGVEDEEVNEVEREVGAIDADGGRA